A stretch of DNA from bacterium:
ACCAATGCGCCGGTCCTGATCACCGGCGAGAGCGGAACCGGCAAAGAGCTGGCCGCCCGCGCCCTGCATACGCTGAGTAGGAGAAAGGACGATCCCTTTGTTCAGATCAATTGCGCGGCGATTCCGGACACTCTGGTGGAAAGTGAACTGTTCGGTTATGAACGGGGCGCCTTTACCGATGCGCGACAGTCTAATAAGGGCCGGTTTCGACTGGCGCAAAATGGAACCCTGTTTTTAGATGAAATCGGGGATCTCAGTCTAATCGCGCAATCGAAAATACTGCTGGTTCTGGAACAGCAGGAGGTCTTTCCGCTGGGAGGAGGGAGATCAGAGAAGCTCGATGTCCGGTTCATCTTTGCCACCAACCAGGATTTAGAGAAAATGCTCGCCGAGGGCAAATTTCGTCAGGATCTATTTTACCGCATCAATGTCGCCTCCATCACCCTGGCTCCGCTGCGCGAGCGTCGTGAGGATATCGTGCCGATGGCAGAATATTTTTTGCAGCGATTTGAAAAGATCTATCCAGGAACGCCCAAAAAACTGACCGATGACGCCAGAACCTATCTGCTGTCCATGGAGTGGGAGGGCAACGTCCGGCAGGTCCGCAATGTCATGGAAAAAATTTCCATTCTGTCCAATGCGGACAAAATAACCGCCCGGCTGTTAAAAAACATTCTCGAGTACAAAGGCCAGGAGTTCAATCCACCGTCGCCGACACACGAGACCCTGCATGCTGCCCGCGAAAATTTCGAACGGACCTATATCCAATCCATTATGAATGAACTCAACGGCAATGTTCAGCAGACC
This window harbors:
- a CDS encoding sigma-54-dependent Fis family transcriptional regulator, yielding TNAPVLITGESGTGKELAARALHTLSRRKDDPFVQINCAAIPDTLVESELFGYERGAFTDARQSNKGRFRLAQNGTLFLDEIGDLSLIAQSKILLVLEQQEVFPLGGGRSEKLDVRFIFATNQDLEKMLAEGKFRQDLFYRINVASITLAPLRERREDIVPMAEYFLQRFEKIYPGTPKKLTDDARTYLLSMEWEGNVRQVRNVMEKISILSNADKITARLLKNILEYKGQEFNPPSPTHETLHAARENFERTYIQSIMNELNGNVQQTAAVLGLNRSHLYRKLEQLGIEPGKPLSAV